In Brettanomyces bruxellensis chromosome 8, complete sequence, a genomic segment contains:
- the RPL26A gene encoding 60S ribosomal protein L26A (BUSCO:EOG09265DAV) yields MAKVSQDVSSDRFKSRKAYFTAPSSVRRVMMSAPLSKDLVEKYGVKRLPVRKDDKVLIVRGSKKGQEGTISSVYRLKFVIQLEKLTREKRNGAAVPINIHPSKVVITKLHLDKNRKALIARKGGKVDEE; encoded by the exons ATGGCTAAGGTTTCTCAAG ACGTTTCATCCGACAGATTCAAGTCGAGAAAGGCTTACTTCACCGCTCCTTCTTCCGTTAGAAGAGTGATGATGTCTGCTCCATTGTCAAAGGATTTAGTTGAAAAATACGGAGTGAAGAGACTTCCAGTCAGAAAGGACGACAAAGTTCTCATCGTCAGAGGTTCCAAGAAGGGCCAGGAAGGTActatttcttctgtttACAGATTGAAGTTTGTTATTCAGCTTGAAAAGTTGACCAGAGAAAAGCGTAACGGTGCTGCCGTTCCAATCAACATTCACCCATCTAAGGTCGTCATTACAAAGTTGCACTTGGACAAGAACAGAAAGGCTCTCATTGCTAGAAAGGGTGGCAAGGTTGACGAAGAGTAA
- a CDS encoding uncharacterized protein (BUSCO:EOG09260HMA): MGITEFLENAILNPDTSARQAAEAKLAELASENWVAYLGQLVEVLGDESQKTEVRMLAGLGAKNELTSKNVIKRRQQAERWLQIDTDSRQKIKNISLQALLTQDDRVANQAAQLVAAIASIELPRDEWPQLMHVIVENTKTDRPVNVKRASLLTIGYICESSDPTNPQVAAQSNGILIAIVQGAQSSEPSAVVRRTALEALVNSLEFISGNFAREGERNYIMQVVCEAAATDSDTALQAVAFGALAKIMSLYYEYMGVYMEKALYGLTVNGMRSADDHVACMAVEFWSTVCEEELAIQLGDSGDVAGGNGEQGMGENGNGNANANANANGSSPLLYNFVLVAISDVLPTLLSLLMRQNEDSDDDSWSVAMAAGACLQLFAQDTGNYVVRPTLQFVEQNLAGQEWRQKEAAVMAFGSILDGPDRSELRTVIAQALPAILRLITDDSLAVRETVSWCLGRITDLVVDAIDIQNMLPNLVQAVLFGFQNDPKVVTNCCWTLINLLEQLCHDAQQQQSSPLSQYFTQLVPAILQVSGRDDNDGGARTSSYEALSSLVLYSAQCDVQFVQQIATEGINRLTATMNSVGTDAGKDVSGSAGFHVSAELEEFQSNILSLMTNVIRRMGTDAASAADQLMEIYLKLLSMQPGDSVIDEDIFMAVSAVASAVDADFVKYMPSFLPFLTKALEDVDSPVCDAAIGIVVDICHSLGDKFISYCQGFMAILGNTLSNPHVRRELRPLILSCFGDIASSIGTEFIQYLDVVMGICKSAQNLQAVPEDETNPDMSDDFDDYLLNVRESVLDAYVGIVAGLHDSPDSLFQYLVQIAQFLMSVYTDPQLSSNESVSRSAVGMIGDLAQMYPDGRWKEFFAQNWVTDFIRRTRGNQNFSKLTRDTARWAREQQKLQLRN; encoded by the coding sequence ATGGGTATTACAGAATTTCTCGAAAACGCAATCTTAAACCCGGACACCTCAGCTCGTCAGGCGGCTGAGGCTAAGCTTGCTGAACTGGCATCCGAGAACTGGGTTGCATACTTGGGTCAGCTTGTGGAAGTATTAGGTGATGAATCGCAGAAGACAGAGGTGAGGATGTTGGCCGGTTTGGGAGCAAAGAACGAGTTAACATCGAAGAATGTCATTAAGAGGCGCCAGCAGGCAGAGAGGTGGCTTCAGATAGATACCGACTCTCGGCAAAAGATCAAAAACATCTCTTTGCAGGCTCTTTTGACCCAGGATGACAGGGTGGCGAATCAGGCAGCTCAACTTGTCGCGGCAATTGCTAGCATTGAACTGCCACGTGACGAGTGGCCCCAGTTGATGCACGTGATAGTGGAAAACACCAAGACGGATCGCCCAGTGAACGTGAAGCGTGCATCATTGTTGACAATCGGCTACATTTGCGAGAGTTCCGATCCGACAAATCCACAGGTTGCAGCACAGTCCAACGGTATCTTGATTGCAATTGTTCAAGGTGCCCAATCGTCGGAGCCCTCAGCCGTGGTGCGCCGTACTGCTCTCGAGGCCTTGGTGAACTCATTGGAGTTTATATCGGGCAACTTTGCAAGGGAAGGCGAGAGAAACTACATTATGCAGGTTGTTTGTGAGGCTGCAGCCACAGATTCGGATACTGCTCTTCAGGCGGTTGCGTTTGGTGCGTTGGCCAAGATCATGAGTCTCTACTACGAGTACATGGGTGTGTACATGGAGAAGGCATTGTACGGACTCACAGTCAATGGAATGAGAAGTGCCGATGACCATGTTGCCTGCATGGCGGTTGAGTTTTGGTCCACAGTCTGTGAAGAGGAGCTGGCCATCCAGCTTGGCGATTCTGGTGACGTGGCAGGTGGCAATGGTGAGCAGGGCATGGGGGAGAACGGGAACGGAAATGCAAACGCAAACGCAAACGCAAACGGATCGTCTCCTCTCCTGTACAACTTCGTACTTGTCGCAATCTCAGACGTCCTCCCTACGCTTCTCAGCCTTTTGATGAGGCAGAACGAGGATAGCGATGATGATTCGTGGTCTGTGGCTATGGCAGCAGGTGCCTGCTTGCAGCTTTTTGCACAGGATACCGGGAACTATGTGGTCAGGCCAACATTGCAGTTTGTAGAGCAGAACCTTGCTGGCCAGGAGTGGCGGCAGAAGGAGGCCGCAGTTATGGCCTTTGGATCCATCCTCGATGGTCCAGATCGCTCTGAACTACGTACTGTCATCGCCCAGGCACTCCCTGCCATCTTGCGGTTGATCACCGATGATTCTCTTGCAGTCCGCGAGACCGTGTCATGGTGCCTCGGACGTATCACGGATCTTGTCGTGGATGCCATCGATATCCAGAATATGTTACCGAACTTGGTCCAGGCAGTCTTGTTTGGCTTCCAGAACGATCCCAAAGTCGTCACGAACTGCTGCTGGACCCTCATCAACTTGCTTGAGCAGCTTTGCCACGATGCTCAGCAGCAACAGAGCTCTCCTCTTTCACAGTACTTCACGCAGCTTGTTCCTGCAATTCTACAGGTTAGTGGCCGTGATGATAACGACGGCGGTGCAAGGACTTCTTCATACGAGGCTTTATCATCGCTTGTCCTCTACAGTGCCCAGTGTGACGTCCAGTTTGTTCAGCAGATCGCCACCGAGGGAATAAACAGGTTGACTGCCACGATGAATAGTGTCGGTACCGATGCTGGCAAGGATGTAAGTGGATCCGCCGGGTTCCATGTGTCGGCCGAGTTGGAAGAGTTTCAATCCAACATTTTGTCGCTGATGACCAACGTCATTCGCCGGATGGGCACGGATGCTGCCTCTGCAGCAGACCAGCTTATGGAAATATACCTCAAGTTGCTATCAATGCAGCCCGGGGACTCGGTCATCGATGAGGACATATTCATGGCTGTTTCTGCTGTTGCGTCTGCCGTGGATGCAGACTTCGTGAAATACATGCCTTCGTTCTTGCCCTTCCTCACCAAAGCTCTTGAGGATGTCGACTCTCCGGTCTGCGATGCAGCTATCGGTATAGTAGTCGATATATGCCATTCTTTGGGCGACAAGTTCATTTCCTACTGCCAGGGATTCATGGCTATCTTGGGAAACACGTTGTCCAATCCACATGTCCGCCGTGAGCTCCGCCCGTTGATATTATCGTGCTTTGGCGATATCGCTTCTTCCATAGGAACGGAATTTATACAGTACCTTGATGTTGTCATGGGAATATGCAAATCCGCACAGAATTTGCAGGCTGTTCCTGAGGATGAGACGAACCCAGACATGTCCGATGACTTCGACGACTATCTTCTAAATGTGAGAGAGTCTGTTTTGGATGCCTATGTCGGAATAGTGGCTGGCTTGCACGATTCTCCAGACAGCTTGTTCCAGTACCTTGTTCAGATCGCGCAGTTCCTAATGTCTGTGTACACCGACCCGCAGTTATCTTCAAATGAAAGCGTTTCAAGGTCTGCAGTTGGCATGATAGGTGATTTGGCACAAATGTATCCGGATGGCCGTTGGAAGGAATTTTTCGCCCAGAATTGGGTTACCGACTTCATTCGCCGTACCAGGGGTAACCAAAACTTCAGCAAACTTACGAGAGATACTGCTAGATGGGCAAGAGAGCAGCAAAAACTACAGCTAAGAAACTGA